A single region of the Glycine max cultivar Williams 82 chromosome 20, Glycine_max_v4.0, whole genome shotgun sequence genome encodes:
- the LOC100812917 gene encoding GRF1-interacting factor 1-like, translating to MQQHLMQMQPIMAAYYPNNVTTDHIQQYLDENKSLILKIVESQNSGKLSECAENQSRLQRNLMYLAAIADSQPQPSPMPGQYPSSGLMQQGAHYMQAQQAQQMSQQQLMASRSSLLYSQQPFSVLQQQQGMHSQLGMSSNGSQGLHMLQTEATNVGGNATIGTGGRFPDFVRIASGKQDIGSSGEGRGGSSSGHSGDGGETLNYLKAAGDGN from the exons ATGCAGCAGCACCTGATGCAGATGCAGCCTATCATGGCAGCCTACTACCCCAACAACGTCACCACTGATCACATTCAACAG TACCTGGATGAGAACAAGTCCTTGATCCTGAAGATTGTTGAAAGCCAGAATTCTGGCAAGCTGAGCGAGTGTGCAGA GAACCAATCAAGGCTGCAGAGAAATCTCATGTACCTAGCTGCAATAGCTGATTCTCAACCCCAACCATCTCCAATGCCTGGTCAG TATCCTTCTAGTGGACTTATGCAGCAGGGAGCACACTACATGCAGGCTCAGCAGGCTCAGCAGATGTCACAACAACAGCTAATGGCTTCGCGCTCCTCACTCTTGTACTCCCAACAGCCTTTCTCAGTGCTTCAACAGCAGCAAGGCATGCACAGCCAACTTGGCATGAGCTCCAATGGAAGTCAAGGCCTCCACATGTTGCAAACTGAAGCCACTAATGTTGGAGGCAATGCAACCATAGGAACCGGAGGAAGGTTTCCCGACTTTGTACGCATTGCTAGTGGCAAGCAAGATATTGGAAGTTCTGGTGAAGGCCGAGGAGGAAGCTCTAGTGGCCATTCTGGTGATGGTGGTGAAACCCTTAATTACCTGAAAGCTG
- the LOC100812917 gene encoding GRF1-interacting factor 1-like isoform X1: MLSLLFGNFVTSVVLFRLQIIIYLHYLDENKSLILKIVESQNSGKLSECAENQSRLQRNLMYLAAIADSQPQPSPMPGQYPSSGLMQQGAHYMQAQQAQQMSQQQLMASRSSLLYSQQPFSVLQQQQGMHSQLGMSSNGSQGLHMLQTEATNVGGNATIGTGGRFPDFVRIASGKQDIGSSGEGRGGSSSGHSGDGGETLNYLKAAGDGN; this comes from the exons ATGCTCTCTTTGCTTTTTGGAAATTTCGTGACATCTGTTGTTCTCTTTAGACTTCAGATTATTATTTATCTTCAC TACCTGGATGAGAACAAGTCCTTGATCCTGAAGATTGTTGAAAGCCAGAATTCTGGCAAGCTGAGCGAGTGTGCAGA GAACCAATCAAGGCTGCAGAGAAATCTCATGTACCTAGCTGCAATAGCTGATTCTCAACCCCAACCATCTCCAATGCCTGGTCAG TATCCTTCTAGTGGACTTATGCAGCAGGGAGCACACTACATGCAGGCTCAGCAGGCTCAGCAGATGTCACAACAACAGCTAATGGCTTCGCGCTCCTCACTCTTGTACTCCCAACAGCCTTTCTCAGTGCTTCAACAGCAGCAAGGCATGCACAGCCAACTTGGCATGAGCTCCAATGGAAGTCAAGGCCTCCACATGTTGCAAACTGAAGCCACTAATGTTGGAGGCAATGCAACCATAGGAACCGGAGGAAGGTTTCCCGACTTTGTACGCATTGCTAGTGGCAAGCAAGATATTGGAAGTTCTGGTGAAGGCCGAGGAGGAAGCTCTAGTGGCCATTCTGGTGATGGTGGTGAAACCCTTAATTACCTGAAAGCTG